The proteins below come from a single Verrucomicrobiia bacterium genomic window:
- a CDS encoding PEGA domain-containing protein — protein MKRALITSLILGGLLALAGCATSKSTAQKPERGPDGTIAYLVEVESSEPGARIEVNNEYVGKAPCTIKIFGDKDGTFHNFGSYHFRITAYPVRAGQQPQTKEFRTGGWFTEEDRIPRKIFFDFGPVPEAQKPETK, from the coding sequence ATGAAAAGAGCATTAATAACCAGTCTTATCCTTGGTGGCCTGCTCGCGCTGGCAGGTTGTGCCACGTCCAAATCCACCGCGCAAAAGCCGGAGCGGGGACCGGATGGCACGATAGCCTATTTGGTGGAGGTGGAGTCCAGCGAGCCGGGCGCCCGCATTGAGGTCAACAACGAGTACGTGGGCAAAGCGCCTTGCACGATCAAGATTTTCGGGGACAAGGATGGCACGTTTCATAATTTTGGGAGTTATCACTTCAGGATTACGGCCTATCCGGTCCGGGCGGGGCAGCAGCCGCAGACGAAGGAATTTCGCACGGGAGGATGGTTTACCGAGGAGGACAGGATTCCCCGAAAGATTTTCTTCGACTTCGGTCCCGTCCCCGAGGCACAGAAACCGGAGACGAAATGA
- a CDS encoding MFS transporter gives MNTEKKGLFVTADGRNVAFTFALVSSLFLLWGFCNGMIDVMDKHFQNELKLTLSQSAWVQFAHYLGYFIMALPAGWLAIRLGYKGGIIAGLLMVAVGGLWFIPATHIAKFWAFLLGVCTIAAGLTFLETVANPYTTVLGDKRYAATRINLAQSCNGVGWILGPIAGSLYFYGTDETGRSTGAETLWIPYAGVAVVVIILAVIFYFAPMPDINTEDDYHLDDKNNGAEAAVKPASRGLVYGLLLVNVAILLLVFGMISWLILSATGVGESLKGLASALPHPSSFTINADHALTVVLFWLGVLIFAVAAVLIAPLTRKLSHHSIWSHPHFSGAVAAQFLYVAAQAGIFSFLINYVTSEVPDLPAAWHRESTKKWIEVNTSFTRDDLKDLPALAARLKAKSDPVAALVAEKLSSDTRAVLAEYIPGKTNPKLLSVPLVQDLKSIVRGTNIYDAKIFAGVSLSAATKEMLALPERERNTPLLNRLLLTDGFAGLLNYTPGRYCISDAGASNLASFGFFCFLVGRFTGAWLLKRFSAHRMLGFYGLMNVLVCLLVFFKLGWLSVVCVFLSYFFMSIMFPTIFALGIFGLGVRAKKASAYIVMAIMGGAILPKLMGYVADQTNMSRGFIVPMACFVAIALYGFFWSRLSQAESLHGLKTSGGH, from the coding sequence ATGAACACCGAGAAAAAAGGTCTGTTTGTAACTGCCGACGGCAGAAATGTCGCCTTCACCTTCGCGCTGGTCAGCTCGTTGTTTCTCCTGTGGGGCTTCTGCAACGGGATGATTGATGTGATGGACAAGCACTTCCAGAACGAACTGAAGCTCACGCTCAGCCAGTCCGCCTGGGTGCAGTTTGCGCACTACCTGGGTTACTTCATCATGGCGCTGCCCGCGGGCTGGCTGGCCATCCGGCTGGGCTACAAAGGCGGCATTATTGCCGGCCTCCTGATGGTGGCGGTGGGGGGCCTCTGGTTCATCCCGGCCACGCACATTGCCAAGTTCTGGGCCTTCTTGCTGGGGGTTTGCACCATCGCCGCCGGCCTGACCTTTTTGGAAACAGTGGCCAATCCCTACACCACGGTGCTGGGCGACAAACGCTACGCGGCCACCCGCATCAATCTGGCCCAATCCTGCAACGGTGTGGGCTGGATTCTGGGGCCGATTGCCGGCAGTTTATACTTTTACGGCACCGACGAAACCGGGCGCAGCACCGGCGCCGAGACGCTCTGGATACCTTATGCCGGGGTGGCCGTGGTGGTGATCATTCTGGCCGTCATTTTCTATTTCGCCCCCATGCCGGACATCAACACGGAAGACGACTACCATCTGGACGATAAAAACAATGGCGCCGAAGCGGCGGTCAAGCCGGCCTCGCGCGGGCTGGTTTATGGCCTACTGCTCGTCAATGTGGCCATCCTGCTGCTGGTCTTTGGCATGATCTCCTGGTTGATCCTCAGCGCCACCGGCGTGGGTGAATCGCTCAAAGGCCTGGCCTCCGCCCTGCCCCACCCCTCCTCGTTCACCATCAACGCCGATCACGCCCTGACGGTGGTGTTGTTCTGGCTGGGCGTGCTGATTTTTGCCGTGGCCGCCGTGCTCATCGCGCCGCTCACCCGCAAACTTTCCCATCATAGCATCTGGTCCCACCCCCATTTCTCCGGCGCCGTGGCGGCGCAGTTTCTGTATGTGGCCGCCCAGGCCGGCATTTTCAGCTTTTTAATCAACTACGTGACCTCGGAAGTGCCGGATTTGCCCGCCGCGTGGCACCGCGAGAGCACCAAAAAATGGATCGAGGTCAACACCTCCTTCACGCGGGATGACCTGAAGGATCTGCCGGCGCTGGCGGCCCGGTTGAAGGCCAAAAGCGATCCGGTGGCCGCGCTGGTGGCGGAAAAACTATCCTCCGACACCCGGGCGGTGCTGGCGGAGTACATCCCCGGCAAAACCAACCCCAAACTTCTCAGCGTGCCGTTGGTGCAGGATTTGAAAAGCATCGTCCGCGGCACCAACATTTACGATGCAAAAATCTTTGCCGGCGTCTCCCTGAGCGCCGCCACCAAGGAAATGCTGGCGCTGCCGGAGAGGGAGCGCAACACCCCCCTGCTCAACCGCCTGTTGTTGACCGATGGCTTCGCCGGTCTGCTCAACTACACCCCCGGCCGTTACTGCATCAGTGACGCCGGGGCGTCCAACCTGGCCTCCTTCGGCTTCTTCTGCTTCCTGGTGGGCCGCTTCACCGGCGCATGGTTGTTGAAGCGGTTTAGCGCCCACCGGATGCTGGGCTTTTACGGCCTGATGAATGTGCTGGTCTGCCTGCTGGTGTTCTTCAAGCTCGGCTGGCTCTCCGTGGTATGCGTGTTTCTGAGCTACTTCTTCATGTCCATCATGTTCCCCACCATTTTCGCGCTGGGCATTTTCGGGCTGGGCGTGCGCGCCAAAAAAGCCTCGGCCTACATCGTCATGGCCATCATGGGCGGCGCCATTCTGCCCAAGCTGATGGGGTATGTGGCCGACCAGACCAACATGTCCCGCGGCTTCATTGTGCCGATGGCCTGCTTTGTGGCCATCGCCCTCTATGGCTTCTTCTGGAGCCGCCTCAGTCAGGCCGAGTCCCTCCACGGCCTCAAAACCAGCGGGGGGCATTAA
- a CDS encoding C4-type zinc ribbon domain-containing protein: MNDVVIATIQNLLELHQLEEQLDRARTGKAEIQAKIEIIRGKLIPNILGHHDRMRARGRKSIAPVRNGVCAGCHMVVATGILATLRRQDDIQLCANCGRYLYIDETPPEPPAEAASAAAEAPAKKARKKRVSKKVPVE, translated from the coding sequence ATGAATGACGTTGTCATTGCGACCATTCAGAATCTGCTGGAACTTCACCAACTGGAAGAGCAACTGGACCGTGCCCGTACGGGCAAGGCTGAAATCCAAGCCAAAATTGAAATCATCCGGGGGAAATTGATCCCCAACATCCTCGGCCATCATGACCGGATGCGCGCCCGGGGGCGCAAGAGTATTGCGCCGGTGCGCAACGGGGTGTGCGCCGGCTGCCACATGGTGGTGGCCACGGGCATTCTGGCCACGTTACGGCGCCAGGATGACATTCAGCTTTGTGCCAATTGCGGCCGGTATTTGTACATTGACGAAACGCCACCTGAACCCCCGGCGGAGGCCGCGTCAGCCGCTGCGGAAGCGCCCGCCAAAAAAGCCCGTAAAAAACGTGTCAGCAAGAAAGTCCCGGTGGAGTAA
- the aspS gene encoding aspartate--tRNA ligase produces MKRTHHCNELRREHAGQTVTLTGWVHSRRDLGGVLFLDVRDREGRTQVVFDPSDLAPAVFEQAAALRPESVVLVTGKVRIRPEGTANPKIATGEVEVVARELQVLNHTEVLPFPVDDPEAASKVNEELRLKYRYLDLRRPEMLRNLRLRHKVATATRQYFDEQGFLEIETPMLFKSTPEGAREFLVPSRTNPGQFYALPQSPQQFKQILMVAGIERYFQLAKCFRDEDLRADRQPEFTQIDLEMSFIEREDIYALIEGLLKRLWKVALGMDIPTPFPRIPFVEALNRWGIDKPDTRFGLELVDLTETFRGSSFKVFSQAVADGGVVKALNAKGLACATQGQMDTFTELAKSMGAKGLAFIKVEGGEWKSPIVKFFTPAEKEALQNRMSVEEGDLLLFAAGPWLTSCEILGKLRLYAAELLKSMGRLAVPADRFDFLWVVDFPLLSFDKEQNRWYSSHHPFTAPVAEDIPLLKTNPKQVRGQHYDIVVNGVELGGGSIRIHQPDVQKTIFEDILQIPPDIAQARFGYMLEAFRYGAPPHGGIALGFDRLIAILCGTPSIRDVIAFPKTAKGTCLMTNSPSAAEPRQLRELHLEVKLGRGHHAPAPKPPPAAQG; encoded by the coding sequence ATGAAACGGACGCATCATTGTAATGAGCTGCGGCGGGAACACGCCGGGCAAACGGTCACTTTGACGGGCTGGGTCCATTCGCGCCGGGACCTCGGCGGGGTGTTGTTCCTCGACGTGCGGGACCGCGAGGGCCGCACACAGGTGGTGTTTGATCCCTCCGACCTGGCCCCCGCCGTCTTCGAGCAGGCGGCCGCCCTGCGCCCGGAGTCGGTGGTGCTGGTCACCGGCAAGGTGCGTATTCGCCCGGAAGGCACTGCCAACCCCAAAATCGCCACCGGCGAAGTGGAAGTCGTGGCGCGCGAGTTGCAGGTGCTCAATCACACCGAGGTGCTGCCCTTCCCGGTGGACGATCCGGAGGCGGCCTCCAAGGTCAACGAAGAGTTGCGCCTCAAATACCGTTATCTGGATTTACGCCGGCCCGAAATGCTCCGCAACCTGCGCCTGCGCCACAAGGTGGCCACCGCCACCCGGCAGTATTTTGATGAGCAGGGCTTCCTGGAAATCGAAACGCCCATGCTCTTCAAGAGCACGCCGGAGGGGGCCCGGGAGTTTTTGGTGCCCAGCCGCACCAACCCCGGCCAGTTCTATGCCCTGCCGCAGTCCCCGCAGCAGTTCAAGCAAATCCTCATGGTGGCCGGCATCGAGCGCTATTTCCAATTGGCCAAATGCTTCCGGGATGAAGACCTCCGGGCCGACCGCCAGCCCGAATTCACCCAGATTGACCTCGAAATGTCCTTCATCGAACGGGAGGACATTTACGCCCTGATTGAAGGCCTGCTCAAGCGCCTGTGGAAGGTGGCCCTGGGCATGGACATCCCCACCCCCTTCCCCCGCATCCCCTTTGTCGAGGCCCTCAACCGCTGGGGCATTGACAAACCCGATACCCGCTTCGGTTTGGAGCTGGTGGACCTCACCGAAACCTTCCGCGGCAGCAGCTTCAAGGTCTTCAGCCAAGCCGTGGCCGACGGAGGCGTGGTCAAGGCCCTCAACGCCAAAGGGCTGGCCTGTGCCACCCAGGGGCAGATGGACACCTTTACCGAGCTGGCTAAAAGCATGGGGGCCAAGGGGTTGGCGTTCATCAAAGTCGAGGGCGGCGAATGGAAATCACCCATCGTCAAATTCTTCACCCCTGCTGAAAAGGAGGCCCTGCAAAACCGGATGAGCGTGGAGGAAGGCGACCTGCTCCTCTTTGCCGCCGGGCCCTGGCTGACCTCCTGCGAGATTCTGGGCAAGCTGCGCCTCTACGCCGCCGAGCTGCTCAAGTCCATGGGCCGCCTCGCCGTCCCGGCAGACCGTTTTGATTTTCTGTGGGTGGTGGACTTCCCGCTCCTCAGTTTCGACAAGGAGCAAAACCGCTGGTACTCCAGCCATCACCCCTTCACCGCCCCCGTGGCCGAGGACATTCCCCTGCTGAAAACCAATCCCAAGCAGGTGCGCGGTCAGCACTACGACATCGTGGTCAACGGCGTGGAACTGGGCGGCGGCAGCATCCGCATTCATCAGCCTGACGTCCAGAAAACCATTTTCGAGGACATCCTGCAAATCCCGCCCGATATTGCCCAGGCCCGCTTCGGCTACATGCTGGAGGCCTTCCGCTATGGAGCCCCGCCCCACGGCGGCATCGCCCTGGGGTTTGACCGCCTCATTGCCATCTTGTGCGGCACGCCCAGCATCCGGGATGTCATTGCCTTCCCCAAGACCGCCAAGGGCACCTGCTTGATGACCAATTCCCCCAGCGCCGCCGAACCCCGCCAACTGCGGGAACTGCACCTGGAGGTCAAACTGGGCCGGGGACATCATGCGCCCGCCCCCAAACCTCCTCCCGCCGCGCAAGGGTGA
- a CDS encoding cellulase family glycosylhydrolase, translating to MLPAIRIAPDSRGFITAAGRPYVPFGVNYYRPGTGWAPQVWKKFDAAATRQDFARMKAHGVNCVRVFLTYGSFYWEKGKLSPEGLERFEQMLALGEEFGIYLHPTGPDHWEGLPPWAARDRMASEEVLAALEEFWRLFAARYKGRGVIFAYDLLNEPELPWDSPALQERYGRWVTARYGTPAQAAKAWGLPENFFANGLRAPEAKDQPRNAWLLDYQHFRESVADEWTRRQVAAIKSVDPNALVTVGLIQWSIPAVLPTMRHYSAFKPLRQAPFLDFLEFHFYPLAQGAYEYRSAEEEWRNLAYAECLAREVARAGKPVVIAEMGWYGGAKPRFDGGRHPAADEEQQARWCRRLVEVTAGLVTGWLNWGFYDQPEATDVSELTGLMTAQGETKAWGREFYRLSRCVEGRSLPPRPLPQRPEMDWDLLITSQAAGREYLERYYQSFRQSPPPVPAMLE from the coding sequence GTGTTGCCGGCCATTCGCATTGCGCCCGACAGTCGCGGTTTTATCACGGCTGCGGGCCGCCCTTATGTGCCTTTTGGGGTGAACTATTACCGCCCCGGCACGGGGTGGGCGCCCCAGGTTTGGAAGAAATTCGATGCCGCCGCCACGCGGCAGGATTTCGCGCGCATGAAGGCCCATGGGGTGAATTGTGTGCGCGTTTTTCTCACCTACGGCTCGTTTTATTGGGAGAAGGGAAAGTTGTCACCCGAGGGGCTGGAGCGGTTTGAGCAAATGCTGGCGTTGGGGGAGGAATTTGGGATTTACCTGCACCCCACCGGGCCGGATCATTGGGAAGGCTTGCCGCCGTGGGCGGCCCGGGATCGCATGGCCAGCGAGGAAGTCCTCGCCGCCCTGGAGGAATTCTGGCGGCTGTTTGCCGCCCGGTACAAGGGGCGCGGGGTCATTTTTGCTTATGATTTGCTCAATGAGCCGGAATTGCCCTGGGATTCGCCGGCGTTGCAGGAGCGTTATGGCCGATGGGTGACGGCGCGGTATGGCACGCCTGCCCAGGCCGCCAAAGCATGGGGTTTGCCGGAGAATTTTTTTGCCAACGGCCTGCGGGCACCGGAGGCCAAGGATCAGCCGCGCAACGCGTGGCTGTTGGATTACCAGCATTTTCGGGAGTCCGTGGCGGATGAATGGACGCGCCGGCAGGTGGCGGCCATCAAGAGCGTGGATCCCAACGCCCTCGTCACGGTGGGCTTGATTCAGTGGAGCATCCCGGCGGTCTTGCCCACCATGCGGCATTATTCCGCCTTCAAGCCGTTGCGGCAGGCGCCCTTTTTGGACTTCCTGGAATTTCATTTTTATCCGCTGGCACAAGGGGCCTATGAATACCGCTCGGCGGAGGAGGAATGGCGCAATCTGGCGTATGCCGAATGTCTGGCGCGGGAGGTGGCCCGGGCCGGCAAACCGGTGGTGATTGCCGAGATGGGCTGGTATGGCGGGGCCAAACCACGTTTTGATGGCGGGCGGCATCCCGCCGCGGACGAAGAACAGCAGGCCCGCTGGTGCCGCCGGCTGGTGGAAGTTACGGCGGGGCTGGTGACCGGTTGGCTGAACTGGGGTTTTTATGATCAGCCGGAAGCCACCGATGTGAGCGAGCTGACCGGGCTGATGACGGCCCAGGGCGAGACCAAGGCCTGGGGACGTGAGTTTTACCGGCTGTCCCGCTGTGTGGAGGGCCGGTCCCTGCCGCCGCGGCCACTGCCACAGCGGCCGGAAATGGATTGGGATCTGCTGATCACCAGTCAGGCGGCCGGGCGGGAGTACCTTGAGCGCTATTACCAATCTTTCCGCCAAAGCCCCCCTCCCGTGCCGGCGATGTTGGAATAA